The sequence CCGCTTTCGCCGTGGTCAGGATCTGTTCTTCTGATTCGACCGAGCAGGGACCGGCCATCACACAAAAGTGCGGCCCGCCAATCTTGACGTCTCCGCAGGAGATGATGGTGTTTTCCTTTTTAACCTCTCGCCCCGCCAGTTTAAAGGGCTTCAGAACGCGGATCACCTGTTCCACATAGGGAAGCGCCTCAAGAGAGGTGAGCCGTTCTTTTCCGCGTTCATCGCCGACGGCAGCGACAACCGTACGTTCCACACCTTGAATGACGTGGGCTTGATAGCCCAGATCTTCAACGCGTGAAACAACATGGTCAACATTTTCTTGATTCGATGATGAGAGTACAATAATCATGAGATGAGCAAGTCCTTCGTTGTCTGAAATTCTTGTCCCGCGCCCTGTCTACAGTATACACTTTTTCAGCTATACAATTAAACTGAAACCCGCCGGACGGGGGCAGGCAGACTCAAGCTTCCGCTGCAAGCATTTCCCAAAAAGAAGGGGCTCTGCCCCGTTTTCTCGGAAAAATAGGCTATAAAAACAGGGAAATAGGGCGCTCTGCAGGGAACGTCCCGTCGCGAGGTTCATGGATTGGATGGTTTATCGACAACACCGCGAGAATTGTTCAGAACCTTGTGGATTGCATCAACAAGATCTTTAATAATGATCGGTTTGAGTACAAGATCACGGATGCCGACGCTATCAAGCGTATCATGTTCGACTTGGTCGCAGAAACCGGTAAAAAGGATGATAGGCAAATGGTGGGCGTGTTGATGAATTTCTTGGGCAAGTTGGATTCCCGTCATCCCGGGCATAATCTGGTCCAAAATAACCAGATCGAATTTGTCTATATCCTGTAGAAAGAGACGCATCGCTTGACTGGCGCCCTGACAGGTCGTGACGGTGAATCCATAGCGAGGCAGCGCTGATTCCGCAAAACGCAGGACAGTGCAATCATCATCGACAAAAAGAATATGAGCGGAGCAGTTCTTCAGAGGTTCTACAAGGGAGGTGCTTTCTGTTTGAACGCCGGAGATACGGGGCAAAAAGACGTCGAATCGGGAGCCCGATTTCAGTTTGCTCTTTACCGTAATAACGCCGCCATGATTGGTAATGATACCGTGTGCCATGGCAAGCCCCATACCGGTTCCTACGCCGGGATCTCTGGTCGTAAAAAAAGGATCGAAAATACGTGTTCGCACGGATTCAGACATGCCATGCCCTGTATCCGCAATAGAAAGCTGCACATAAGAACCGGGCGTGGTTCCCGGAAAAGAAAGAGAATCCTTTTCGGTCAAATTCCGATCCTGTATCTTGATTTTGATGGTCCCTACCGCTGTACCAATGGCCTGAACCGCATTTATAATGATATTGGTGATTACTTGATAAAGTTGTGAAGAATTCGCTAGGACGATGCCGGAATTCGTGTCGATTGATTCTGTGACCGTGATCGTGTCGGGAATCGTGGAGCGCAAAAGTTTCAGTACATTGCGAGCGATAATATGCAAATAAATGGGGGATCGTTCTTGATCCGACTGACGGCTGAACGCGAGAATCTGGCGCACCAGCTCTTTGGCGCGGTTGGCTGCCGCTAAGACTTCTGTCAAGTCTTCATGGATAAAAGAGCCTTGCTCGACTTCTTGCAAGGCGAGATCTGTGAGCCCGATAATACCTGCCAACATATTGTTAAAATCATGGGCAATGCCGCCGGCGAGAACGCCTAAACTTTCCAAGCGCTGCGTATGACGGACTTTGTTCTCCAAGTGTTGGCGCTGTTTTTCCGAGGCAACACGAAGGGTCACATCTTTCATTGTGCCCAAGATCCGGTCGCCCTTACCCGATTCGTCGGGCAACACAATACCGCGATCTTCTATATAGTGGATAGCTCCCGATTTATGGACAATGCCGTATTGCACTTCATATTTATTCAGATGCTTAATGGCGTTGTTGATAGTGCCGATAACTCGTTGGTAATCTGCGGGAAGAATCCGTTCCCGCCAGCCCTTGAGTCCCTGACGCGTCACGAGTTGAGGGGAATCGCCGCAAATCTCTTGTGTCGCCCCCTCCACAATCATTTGCCGGGTTTTCAAAAAGCCATCGTAGACGATAAGTCCCGTATAAGAGGCAATGGAGTTAAAACCAATATTGCTTTGATCGTTTTCTTTCTTCGGCGCCTCATCTTTCAAGAGGTGAACGAGTAGGATGACCCGGTAAAATTCATCGTCCAGATCAAAGGCGCGCGCCACCACTTCCACAGGCATCTTGATACCGTCGCGGCAGGTCATCATGGTCTCAAAGTGGAATTTTCGCAGTTTGAAAAGGTTTTTGATGGATCCCGAAACTTTTTTCGTATTGCTAAAAGAAAATAATTGACGTAAAGAAATATGCCGCTTCTGATATCGGGTATAGCCGAAACAGCGTGACGCCGCTTCGTTCAAAGTTTCAAGGCTGCCCTTTTCACCGGAAGCATCGACTTTCAGCACCAAAACGGCATCGCTGCAGGCGTTCAACAAAAAGTGATACATTTCTTCACATCGGTGCAGCGAACGCGCATGGGCGGCCACCATGTCCACAAGCCGTTCCCCGGCAGACGGAGGATTGCTGTGCAGCGCGTGGGCGTGTATGAGTTCGGTCAATGCGGAAAAGAGTGTTTTCGGTGTTCGTTTCGCCACATGAACATGTGAATATTGAGTGGTACGCAGTTCCTGACGTAAGTGGGGAACCTGCTCCGGTTTAGCAAAAAGTAACAGTGGGATTTGGTGGCGTTCGCTGGCGTCACATAATTTTACAGGCAGTTTAGGCGCCTTTTTAGTGCCCACCAATTCATAGAGCACGCAATCCATGGTTTTGTGTTTCATGGAACGGATCAAAAGGCTTTGGTTGCTCAATTCTTCGATGACAAGATTGACGGAAGCATTGTTTGCTTCCTGAACCAGGGCGTCCATGATTGTCTTGGACACGCGGCAGCAGATAATAATGGTCTTTTGTTTTGATGTATTTGTGTTGTCCACAGTTTTAACCACACAATGAATGTTCCTGCGCCTGAAATCATGACCCGGGCTCTCTAGCGCGCTATCCACAAACTATGATGGTAACTTAAAAAGTGCAGCTAGTCAATTTCGGAAAGGCAGCCTGTGTTGCCGGCTGTTATTAAAAACAGTGTAGGCTCAGGTAGAATATTGTTATATAATTCAAATTGAGGTCGGGCGCTGTCTTGCGCCGGACCAACGAATCTATTTTACCACGTTTTGCCACGCTTGTCTTTTTCAAGATAGGGCGTCTATGTCCTTTCTTGGTAGGTGTACTCCATTGATGCTCAGTCCTTCGCTTATACTTCTCATCACGGGATTCTTGGTGTTGACCAGTATTCTTGCCAGCCGTGCGTCTGACCGTTTGGGCGTGCCTGCGCTCATTGTATTTCTGTGTATAGGCATGCTGGCAGGTGAAGATGGGCTGGGCCGTATTCAATTCGATAATGCGCAGGCGGCCAACTTTGTGGGGACACTCGCCCTCGCCTATATCCTCTTTTCCGGTGGACTTGATACCAATTGGCGCATCGTTAAATCGGTGGCCGTGCCCAGCATCATTTTGGCAACCTTCGGCGTGTTTATAACTGCCGCGCTGGTTGCTCTTTTTTCATGCTATGTTCTGGGCTTGGATTTCCTGACCAGCGTCTTGCTGGGCTCCATTATTTCTTCCACCGACGCTGCCGCCGTCTTCTCTATTTTACGAAGCAAAGGCGTTTCCTTAAAAGGGCAATTGCAGCCCCTTTTAGAGTTTGAATCGGGCAGTAATGATCCGATGGCGGTCTTCTTAACCCTCGGCGCAACCCAAGCTATCACCCTGTCCAATTTTCATTGGTCTCAACTGATCCCTCAATTTTTTCTCAGCACATTTTGCGGCTTATTCGTGGGCATCGCAGTGGGGAAAATTGCCGTTTTTTTGTTCAACCGCATGAAAATGGAACATGATGGGCTTTATCCCGTGCTCAGCATGAGCTTGGTCTTGCTCACCTTTGGCGCGGCGGAGCAATTAAAAGGAAGTGGTTTCCTCGCCGTCTACCTCTGCGGCATCATCTTGAACGGTTCTGACTTCGCTTTCAAGCGTTCTGTGGAAAGGTTTCATGATGGGCTCGCGTGGCTGATGCAAATCATGATGTTCCTTGCCTTGGGCTTGTTGATCACGCCGTCCAAGTTGTCCGGCATTGCGGTGACGGGTATCTGCGTGACGCTCTTCCTCATGTTTGTTGCACGACCCGCCGCAGTTCTCCTGTGCATGCTCAAAAGTTCCTTCTCCGGCAGAGAGCGCATGTTGATTTCATGGACCGGATTGCGCGGTGCCGTACCTATTGTATTGGCGACTTTCCCCTTGCTGGCCGGCTATGAGGAAGCAGGTCTGCTTTTTAATATCGTCTTTTTTATCGTATTGACTTCGGTCCTGGTTCAGGGTACCTTTCTGATGCCGGTGGCACGCTTCTTTAAAGTAGATAAGCCCATTGAAAATCAACCCATCTATTCTCTGGAAATCGCAAGAAACGGACAGACCCAGGGTGAAACTCGGGAGATCCAAATCTTGCCGAACATGGCGGCTGCAGGCAAGGTCATTGCTGATTTGTTGCTGCCCGCCGATGTGTTGGTCTTGCTCATTGGCAGAGGCGAAGAATTTGTGGTGCCCCGAGGCATGACCCGTGTGGAGCCTTACGACACCCTGCTGTTGATTGGCCGTGCGAAATCTTTGCATGACGCCGCCGAATCGCTCACCTCACCCACACCGCCCAAGTATCCGAAAATACCGGATGATCCCATGACCACACTGCCCATGACTACCAATGCCAATGATCTGATGCGTCAAGTGGTGGTGGTCGGTTACGGCGGCGTGGGCAAGCGTATCAGCGATATCTTGAAAAAGCACAACGTTCCGTTTGTGATTGCAGAAGAGGACCGCGAAATTGTCGAGCAGCTGCGCAAACAAGGGTATCTTGCCGTGGTCGGCGATGCCTCTTCTTCCATGGTCTTGGCGCAGGCTCATGTGGCGCGTGCCTCTGTGCTGGTCATAACCACGCCTGACGCCCTGAAAGCACTGCAAATGATCGAAACAGCACGCCTCTTAAATGCGGATATCGACATCATTGTCCGCGCGCAAAGTGATATGGAAGCTTCACTCTTCGCCAAGGAAAAAGTGAATAAAATCTTGGTTGCTGAAGATGAGTTGGCACACAACATTACCGACAGCATCCTCCACAAAGTACCCCAAAGCGATAGTGAAGAAGTCTAGGCCGTGTACAGGGAAAAGGACGTCGGCCCTTTCTCACAGAGGCAGTCCTACAACAAAGGTTTCTTCAGTTCTGTCTTGGGATTTACACCGTCATCAAGGAAGACCTTCACACCTGAAGGACGGACCCAAACTATGTTCACCGTATAGTTGCAGTTGTTCATGGTGAAGGGCATGGTAAGTTCTGCCGTGCCCGATACGCCGACGAGACCGCCCAAATTCAGCGAACGGGTTAGTTGGTACTTCCAAAGTGCGCCTGTAGGCTGCATGTAGTTACCGTAGAGGGTAATATTCTGCGGGCGTACTTGCGCCGCGCCGACGAAGGTGCAGCCGTCTTCGAAATTCACCGTAGTTTCCGCGCCCGTGGCCGTGTCGGGATAGGCGAGGAAATGTTGCTCCACATAGTGCGGATATTGAAAGTAAAAGCTGAGTGTTTCATGATCCCATTTGTTGGAATGTAATTCCACGATACCCTCAATCTCGGTGTAATAGACACGCTCTTTGGTCAGGTAGCGGTAAAGAGGAATGGCCGCAGCCAACACAAGTACTACGAGAAGAATATAACCAATTGCTTTGTTCATACCGGAATTCCTTGTGTACTGTGATCATTAGACCTTGCGCGTGCAAGACTTAAATGCGGACAAGCCGGTTTCCGCCGGCGCCGTCACTCTAATCTCCATTATAGGCTACTTTTGAAAGCTGTGAAAAATAAATATGTCTCCTTCCTAATAATCAGTCAGGGCACAGCGTTTATTAGCCTGCTCACTTATGGTATCATTTTGTTTAAGGATTAACTGTTTTATGTAATACCATGGGAAAGGAAAAAATGACTGTACTGTATTGCTGGAATGTCAATGGATTGCGGGCTGTAATTAAAAATGGTTTTTTAGATTGGTTTAACACCCTTCAGCCGCACACCCTGTGTTTGCAGGAGACCCGCTTGTTGCCCGAAGAAGTGCCGACCGCCTTATTGGAGACGGAGGGTTATCATTTCTATTGGAATCCTGCGGAAAAGCGCGGGTACAGCGGTACGGCAACCTTTACCAAAGCCGAAGCGGATAACGTAACCACACTGGGTGTTCCCGAATTCGACAAAGAGGGCCGCGCCCAATTTTTGCATTACAAAGACTACGTATTGGTCAACACCTATTGGCCCAACAGCCAGGAAGAACGGAAACGGCTGCCCTACAAACTCGACTTTTGCGTATGTATTGGAGAGGCCTTAGATAGTCTCGTGCAAAAAGGGAAGAACGTGATCCTTTGCGGCGATTACAATATTGCCCATACCGAAATTGATCTTGCCCGTCCCAAGCAAAATGAAAACAGTGCAGGCTATTATATTGAAGAGCGGGAAGCCATGACTGAATTTCTTGCCCGCGGTTATGAGGATCTCTATCGCAATCGCTATCCCGATAAGGTAGGCTACACATGGTGGTCTTATCGCTCCGGCGCACGGAAAAGAAACATTGGCTGGCGCATCGATTATTTTTGTGTGAACACGGCCTTTCAAGATCAAGTGGAAGATACCGCCATTCGTGATGATGTTTTTGGTTCTGACCACTGCCCGCTGTCGCTCACGCTAAAATCGGCTACGCCCTCCAAAGGAAAAAAGTGATGCCCTCCCATACACGTGCCATAGTCCGTGTTTTTTTGCTTGTTCTTTTTTCCTTAATTATGTTGATCTTCCGCTTGTTGTTTTGGCCTGTTGCCAAGGTATCGCCGAAGACAGATCGACGCTACCGACGTTTCCTGTTGAAGAACTGGGCGCGCGTCTATGCCCGTATTGCGGGAATACGTATTGTCTGTGAGGGTCAGGCACCGAAGCCGCCCTTCTTCCTCGTTATGAATCATCTCTCCTATTTCGATATGCTCGTTTTGGCACGGGAGACGGGCTGCGTCTTTGTATCACGCGAAGATGTGGCTGACTGGCCCGTATTTGGCTTTATCGCCAAATCGCTCTACATCATTTTCATTAATCGCGCCTTAAAACGGGACACAGTCCGCGTCAATTCTTTGATTATCAAAACCATTGAAGAAGGGGACGGCATCGCTATCTTTCCGGAAGGAGCCGTGTCCTGCGGTATGACCGTTGAAGCCTTTAAGTCACCGCTCCTCCAATCGGCTATCGACCTGAATATCCCTGTCCATTATGCCGCACTCAGTTATCATTGTGCTGACCCCATGCCCGTGGAAGGCGAACTCGTCAGTTGGTGGCGGCCCATCCCTTTTTACGTTCATCAGTACCGATTCCTAAAGCATCCCGGCGCCACGGCGACAATCCGTTTCGGCGAGGAAGCTCTTTTCGATACAGACCGAAAAGTGTTGACACGGCGGCTTCATGAAGGTGTTCTCGCTCTGTTTACGCCGTTGCGTATGGCGGCGGAGGTCTACGCAGAAGATGATTTCCCCGTGTCGACGGAAGAAGCGGAGGCGCCCGATTGTATCGCCCACGGTGAAGCGCTGCCCGAGTCCTTGTCCTTGGATCCTCGCTAAAGCCGCTGCTCCTGCTGTTTTACCGTCTTTACAGCCTTATGATATTATAGCGCCCATGATGCATACCCCTGTATATGACAGCCGCTGCGAAGGCAGTTTTCTCCGTTTACCCCGCGATCTGATCCGCGCCAGAGAACTGTTGATATCATTGGTTTGGAAAGATTTGCGCGTGCGCTATCGCTACGCTGTTATGGGTTTTTTGTGGGCAATCATTGAGCCTCTCGCCTTCACGCTCATCCTGAGTTTTGTCTTCTCTTTTGTCTTCGGTCAGCGCATTGCTTCCGACGCCGGAAGTGCCGGTCCGCCTTATGCCGTTGTGCTCCTTTGCGGTCTGATTTTCTGGCAATATTTTTCCCTCTCCTTGACTTCCGCCACTACCTCGGTAGTGACCAATGGAAACCTCATCAAGAAGGTGCGCTTTGCCCGTGAGGTCATACCCATATCTGCTTGTTGTATGCCCTTGGTGCAACTGGGGTTGGGTTTTATCATGCTCATCATAGCCCACCTGATCATGGGCGGCAATCTTGGATTCACTATTCTTTACGTCCTTCCCCTTTTTGCAATCCAATTCATATTAACTCTTGGGCTCGCTTTGTTCCTTGCCTGTTTTCATGTCCATTATCGGGATGTGGGCAATCTCGTCAATGTATTACTGCTCTTGTTTTTTTACGGTACTCCCGTATTCTATCCCCTTGAACTGGTGCGTTCCGCGCCATTGCCCCAGTGGATCAAAACCCTATACATGGCAAATCCCATGACAGGGCTCTTGACCGGCTATAGACAGATACTGTTTGAGCAGCGCTTTCCGGAAACGGCGTTGATCCTGTGGCCCCTTCTTTGTGCTGTCGCCGCCATCCTCACAGGCAGTTGGCTCTTCAGGCGATTCTCCACCACCATGGCGGATTATATCTAAGGGAAAAAAAAGACCAGGGCGGGCAACGATACGAACTGTGAAGAATTGAATGTAAAGCCCTAAGCATGGAAAGGAATTACAATGCAGGCAGTGATTATGGCAGCGGGAAAATCGACACGAACATGGCCGCTTACGCTGACCCGGCCGAAACCGCTCCTTCCTGTCATGAATACGCCGCTCATGGCGCATCAATTAACCTCCTTGGAGGGTATCGTAGATGAGGTGATCCTTATCACCGGATACTTGGGCGACATGATCCACAATCGCTTTGGCGAAAGCTTCCACAATATACGCTTGCGCTATGTGGAGCAAACCGAACAGCACGGTACCGGTCACGCAGTCCAACAAGCAGAGCCGGCGGTCAACGGTCCCTTTATCGTCCTGAATGGAGATGACCTTTATGATCCTGAAGATTTGAAACGGCTCGCTAGCCGACCCGGTCAGGTATTGGTTCGGGAAGTGGATCAACCGGAACGCTTCGGCATTTTTGAGATTGACGAGCAGAATCGCGCCCTATCCTTGGAAGAGAAGCCGGAGAAACCGCGAACGCGGCTCGCCAATCTCGGCGCCTACTCTTTCGGGACTGATGTCTTCCGCCATATCGAAAAAATAGAGCCTTCCCCCCGCGGCGAAATCGAAGTGACCGACGCGCTCAAGATGATGATAGAAGACAATGCCTTACACGTGGTTCTTTCCCAAGGCTATTATCTGACCATTGGCTACGCGTGGCATTTACTGGAAGCAAACCATTATTGGCTTGATCATTTCCTGAGCCCGCAGCAGCAGGGAACGCTGAGTCCTCGCGCCGAAATCATAGGCAATGTTCATATCGGCAGAGGGACCCAAGTGCGTTCCGGCGTGGTTATTGAGGGACCGGTCTACATCGGCGAAGAATGCACCATCGGCCCGAACGCTTGGATACGCCCCCATACAACCATAGGCGACGGTTGTCATATCGGGCAGGCTTGTGAGATTAAGGCGTCCATCCTCTTCGATCATGTCTTCGCATCCCACCAAAATTATGTGGGTGACAGTATTATCGGTGCCCATACCAATCTTGGCTGTGGAACGAATATTGCCAATGTGCGCCACGACGGCGCGCCTATACGCTGTCTCGTTCGCGATGAATTGATTGATACAGGGAGAGTCAAGTTGGGCGCAATCATTGGGGATCATGTGCATACAGGTGTAAACACCGCCATTTATCCGGGCCGCAACCTCTCGCCCCATAGCACTACCTTGCCGGGCTGCACCGTTCGTTTCGACACAAACGAATAGGGCAAGTCTTTTGAAAAAAACAAGGCTATTCTATTCCTTCACGCGGCTTCTTCAAGGCTTTCTTGCGTCGCGGGAGCGGCGTCTGTGTGGAAAACTTCATCTAGAAAATCCAGCACCACTTCTTTGTATTCCTCGGGGTATTTCCACAAGAACATCCAGTGCCCGGCGCCCTTGAAAAAATGAAGCCGTTTTAAAGGTGCTGAGCAAGCGTCAAAAATTGACTGCGTCTCTTGCACGGGAATTTCCTTTTCCGAGTCTCCTGCGAGGATGAGCGTGGGCGTTGTGGTCATGCCGACAAAGTCAACCGGCCGCATACGCCAAGGCGGCGAATTAGCGATTACCGCGAAGAGCAGATAAAAAGGATAGGCAATAAAATGGGGTGTATGATACATGGCAAGGCGATTGCGCACCGCATTTTTAAAAGTGTCATAACTGGATTCGAGAACGACAAAAGAAAGATCCGGCAAGTCAGGCAGGGCGAAACTGATGGCTGCCGCGCCCAGCGAAATGCCGTCAGCGCCAATGTGTGTGTATCCTCGTTCTTTAAGAAATTCGTAACAGGCGATTACATCTTTACGTTCCTGCCAACCTACCGTCACTTTGCCCTCATTGCTTTTGCCCGAGCCGCGCAGGTCGGGCATGAGTACACTAAAACCCTGTTCAAGGTAAAAAACGGCATGGGAGCGGCACGCGTTACGGTTGCTGTTAATACCCGCCAAGAGGATGACAGCCCGATCCTCTGAACCGGCAATATACCATGCGGAGAGTTTGATCCCGTCGGAAGCGCTGATCGTAACCGCAGCAAGGGGATGCCCTTCCAAGTAGTCGGGATCTTCAAAGTCTGTAAGCCGTTGGCGAACTGTCTGCGTGACACTGCTGACAGCAACGACCGCCCAAAGTAGGAAAAAGATGCCGACGCACAGTACAACCGCCCATTTTAAGAATCTACGCACTGCTCTTTCCTTTCGCTGCCCTCTTAGCTATGCCCTTCACGATGTTTTACAATCTCTGCTATGAGACTCAGGAAAAGCTTGGGAGGTTTACTCTATATCTGCTTCCCGCATATCAAAATGTTCAGGTAGATTGAAGGCAGGCGTCAAAGTACGCATAGACGGGGAACACGGAACGTCCCCGGCGGACAATGATTTTGAACAGGCTTTTTCTATGCGGAGATGTTCAGCCAGCCTACCTTCGCTTTGTTCAAAGCATATCCCACTTCTTGCAAATAATTTCCATAACAAGACATGCAATGGAAACCGCGTTTTTCCTGAAGCAGTCGGTTGCCGTCGCCGTTGATGCGTAAATTTATTTGGCTGGTACAGATATCAAGTTCCGGATTATCCAGTACCGTTGCCTCATAGCCGAGCCACCGCTCGCTGGCGAAATCAGGAGCGAGCATGGTCATATTTTGACCGGTTCTGAAAGCTACTTTAGGTGCGACACCGTAATCGGATTCGAAGTGGGTGCGCACGTGCATGCTCTCCAGATTTACGCCGTCCATTTTTCGCGGAGCCGTGCAATGGGCGACCGTAATGGTGTTGTTGTGGGGGAAGGTCGGGTTGCATAAGAAGACGGGTTTGCCGCTAATATAATGGAGCAGGATGCCCGAGGGAATCACAGCGAAATCGGATTCGCAAAAGGCAAGCCCCCCTTCATCGTTGATCAAGGTCAGGCTAAGGCAGGCGGTAGTCTCGGACATGGTGATGATCGTGCCCATACATTCGCTTACC comes from Candidatus Hydrogenedentota bacterium and encodes:
- a CDS encoding 3-deoxy-7-phosphoheptulonate synthase, which translates into the protein MIIVLSSSNQENVDHVVSRVEDLGYQAHVIQGVERTVVAAVGDERGKERLTSLEALPYVEQVIRVLKPFKLAGREVKKENTIISCGDVKIGGPHFCVMAGPCSVESEEQILTTAKAVKDGGANILRGGAFKPRTSPYSFQGMEMEGLRILR
- a CDS encoding response regulator, whose amino-acid sequence is MVKTVDNTNTSKQKTIIICCRVSKTIMDALVQEANNASVNLVIEELSNQSLLIRSMKHKTMDCVLYELVGTKKAPKLPVKLCDASERHQIPLLLFAKPEQVPHLRQELRTTQYSHVHVAKRTPKTLFSALTELIHAHALHSNPPSAGERLVDMVAAHARSLHRCEEMYHFLLNACSDAVLVLKVDASGEKGSLETLNEAASRCFGYTRYQKRHISLRQLFSFSNTKKVSGSIKNLFKLRKFHFETMMTCRDGIKMPVEVVARAFDLDDEFYRVILLVHLLKDEAPKKENDQSNIGFNSIASYTGLIVYDGFLKTRQMIVEGATQEICGDSPQLVTRQGLKGWRERILPADYQRVIGTINNAIKHLNKYEVQYGIVHKSGAIHYIEDRGIVLPDESGKGDRILGTMKDVTLRVASEKQRQHLENKVRHTQRLESLGVLAGGIAHDFNNMLAGIIGLTDLALQEVEQGSFIHEDLTEVLAAANRAKELVRQILAFSRQSDQERSPIYLHIIARNVLKLLRSTIPDTITVTESIDTNSGIVLANSSQLYQVITNIIINAVQAIGTAVGTIKIKIQDRNLTEKDSLSFPGTTPGSYVQLSIADTGHGMSESVRTRIFDPFFTTRDPGVGTGMGLAMAHGIITNHGGVITVKSKLKSGSRFDVFLPRISGVQTESTSLVEPLKNCSAHILFVDDDCTVLRFAESALPRYGFTVTTCQGASQAMRLFLQDIDKFDLVILDQIMPGMTGIQLAQEIHQHAHHLPIILFTGFCDQVEHDTLDSVGIRDLVLKPIIIKDLVDAIHKVLNNSRGVVDKPSNP
- a CDS encoding potassium/proton antiporter produces the protein MLSPSLILLITGFLVLTSILASRASDRLGVPALIVFLCIGMLAGEDGLGRIQFDNAQAANFVGTLALAYILFSGGLDTNWRIVKSVAVPSIILATFGVFITAALVALFSCYVLGLDFLTSVLLGSIISSTDAAAVFSILRSKGVSLKGQLQPLLEFESGSNDPMAVFLTLGATQAITLSNFHWSQLIPQFFLSTFCGLFVGIAVGKIAVFLFNRMKMEHDGLYPVLSMSLVLLTFGAAEQLKGSGFLAVYLCGIILNGSDFAFKRSVERFHDGLAWLMQIMMFLALGLLITPSKLSGIAVTGICVTLFLMFVARPAAVLLCMLKSSFSGRERMLISWTGLRGAVPIVLATFPLLAGYEEAGLLFNIVFFIVLTSVLVQGTFLMPVARFFKVDKPIENQPIYSLEIARNGQTQGETREIQILPNMAAAGKVIADLLLPADVLVLLIGRGEEFVVPRGMTRVEPYDTLLLIGRAKSLHDAAESLTSPTPPKYPKIPDDPMTTLPMTTNANDLMRQVVVVGYGGVGKRISDILKKHNVPFVIAEEDREIVEQLRKQGYLAVVGDASSSMVLAQAHVARASVLVITTPDALKALQMIETARLLNADIDIIVRAQSDMEASLFAKEKVNKILVAEDELAHNITDSILHKVPQSDSEEV
- the xth gene encoding exodeoxyribonuclease III; the encoded protein is MTVLYCWNVNGLRAVIKNGFLDWFNTLQPHTLCLQETRLLPEEVPTALLETEGYHFYWNPAEKRGYSGTATFTKAEADNVTTLGVPEFDKEGRAQFLHYKDYVLVNTYWPNSQEERKRLPYKLDFCVCIGEALDSLVQKGKNVILCGDYNIAHTEIDLARPKQNENSAGYYIEEREAMTEFLARGYEDLYRNRYPDKVGYTWWSYRSGARKRNIGWRIDYFCVNTAFQDQVEDTAIRDDVFGSDHCPLSLTLKSATPSKGKK
- a CDS encoding 1-acyl-sn-glycerol-3-phosphate acyltransferase, with product MPSHTRAIVRVFLLVLFSLIMLIFRLLFWPVAKVSPKTDRRYRRFLLKNWARVYARIAGIRIVCEGQAPKPPFFLVMNHLSYFDMLVLARETGCVFVSREDVADWPVFGFIAKSLYIIFINRALKRDTVRVNSLIIKTIEEGDGIAIFPEGAVSCGMTVEAFKSPLLQSAIDLNIPVHYAALSYHCADPMPVEGELVSWWRPIPFYVHQYRFLKHPGATATIRFGEEALFDTDRKVLTRRLHEGVLALFTPLRMAAEVYAEDDFPVSTEEAEAPDCIAHGEALPESLSLDPR
- a CDS encoding ABC transporter permease; this encodes MMHTPVYDSRCEGSFLRLPRDLIRARELLISLVWKDLRVRYRYAVMGFLWAIIEPLAFTLILSFVFSFVFGQRIASDAGSAGPPYAVVLLCGLIFWQYFSLSLTSATTSVVTNGNLIKKVRFAREVIPISACCMPLVQLGLGFIMLIIAHLIMGGNLGFTILYVLPLFAIQFILTLGLALFLACFHVHYRDVGNLVNVLLLLFFYGTPVFYPLELVRSAPLPQWIKTLYMANPMTGLLTGYRQILFEQRFPETALILWPLLCAVAAILTGSWLFRRFSTTMADYI
- a CDS encoding NTP transferase domain-containing protein, encoding MQAVIMAAGKSTRTWPLTLTRPKPLLPVMNTPLMAHQLTSLEGIVDEVILITGYLGDMIHNRFGESFHNIRLRYVEQTEQHGTGHAVQQAEPAVNGPFIVLNGDDLYDPEDLKRLASRPGQVLVREVDQPERFGIFEIDEQNRALSLEEKPEKPRTRLANLGAYSFGTDVFRHIEKIEPSPRGEIEVTDALKMMIEDNALHVVLSQGYYLTIGYAWHLLEANHYWLDHFLSPQQQGTLSPRAEIIGNVHIGRGTQVRSGVVIEGPVYIGEECTIGPNAWIRPHTTIGDGCHIGQACEIKASILFDHVFASHQNYVGDSIIGAHTNLGCGTNIANVRHDGAPIRCLVRDELIDTGRVKLGAIIGDHVHTGVNTAIYPGRNLSPHSTTLPGCTVRFDTNE
- a CDS encoding prolyl oligopeptidase family serine peptidase — its product is MRRFLKWAVVLCVGIFFLLWAVVAVSSVTQTVRQRLTDFEDPDYLEGHPLAAVTISASDGIKLSAWYIAGSEDRAVILLAGINSNRNACRSHAVFYLEQGFSVLMPDLRGSGKSNEGKVTVGWQERKDVIACYEFLKERGYTHIGADGISLGAAAISFALPDLPDLSFVVLESSYDTFKNAVRNRLAMYHTPHFIAYPFYLLFAVIANSPPWRMRPVDFVGMTTTPTLILAGDSEKEIPVQETQSIFDACSAPLKRLHFFKGAGHWMFLWKYPEEYKEVVLDFLDEVFHTDAAPATQESLEEAA